DNA from Tripterygium wilfordii isolate XIE 37 chromosome 15, ASM1340144v1, whole genome shotgun sequence:
TCTGCACCATTTCTTCTAGTGAACCAGGTGGCCATATCTGGGCATCAACAAGTTCAATTAATATGTTGTTTTTTCATGTTTAGAAAGCATGAGAgagtttgaaaaaaagaaagattgagAAAGAGAGACCTTAGTTCTGCCTTCTTCAAAAAGCTTGTTGACAACATCATAATTAGGAGGAGCACCAAatctccatttggtgttcttctctccttctccaTATAAGAAAGAACGGTACTTGTCACCTACATCAACACCTGATGAGGATTCCATAGTTTGTACTTCAATCTCATATTTACCTGCAGCATATGGTCTTTATATAACCTCCTACCTATAATgtattttcatagttttcagTGGAAAATAAGAGATGAGTACTTTGTTAGTCAACAGTTACAATGTTTGTAACACTTCAAATTGGATACGCAATGTGTCCTTTGAAGATTTCTTTGAAGCTTCATAGACAGTGATATTATGGAATAGATAAACCCACTTAACTTTGTTCAATTGGTctctgactctctctctctcgaattTCAAAGACAGCAAACTAACAAAGTGACAGTAGCGGGTGACTATTTGAGCTGTGAATTTGTGATAGAGTGATGGTGGTCTCGTTGTGCTTTCGAATTCGATTCGATCCGAGTATTTGAATTTCGTTTCCGATTTCGACCTAGGTTAGATATCAGGTATGCTAGACTCTACTCATACGGAAATTGGAGTTTTGTGAAATGAGTTATCTTTATCACTCAATGATTCAATTAAAGAAAATCTGTCATATCCTATGTGTTGTTGGCgacaaaaaatagagaaaagttGCACTTAGAAAATTGATAAGGgttctaaattttgtttttgtagttACAAAGAATAAGGAATTTAGAGTTTTAGTTCACCATAGAGAGAGATTTTAAAAGGATTTGTGATGTGAGGTCTATACCTACTATTGATTTCCAGTCTACTACTAGTTCTAAAAGAATCGAGGTGTATTGAGTTTGAATTTGATTCAGAAAATCTTTTACCTGATCCTAGATTACACAAATCAATCAAAGAGTATCATCCCAACAACATACTGTTGAAAGGTCCTTGCCAACCACGAAAACATGATAGTAGACCGCGTGGGTAGTTGTGATATTTTTGTCTATGTTAGATGATGACATGCatcaaatatgaacaaaaacaaTATTTGACATCATATCAAGATTAAATTCATACTAGTCAAAGATACATCACAAATGAAAGAGTATACCTTAGTGTGAGATTAAAATACAACCATCACCACAAAGTTGAGAGGGAGAGCCTTTCaagagatttttttattttttgttttgtaataATTTCTTCGATGAAGAAATCACACTCGTTGGGGGATTGTAACTCCTACATGGGGAGTTGCAACTTCCCGCATCTCTCTTTCAACAATCCATGGCAGTTGAATTAGGAGATGGATTGGGTTAACCCATTTTGGGTGACTCAAACTCATCTCAACCAACATCCCTCACTCGGCGAGTCTTTCATTTTACTTTAAGGTTCATATTGCAAATAATATGTGTGATCAACATACTTCGAAAGCTCATTTTTAGAAGCCGATTCCCAATTGAGAAGCCCACCCAAATAAACCTGAAAAATCTTAAACATATCTACCTAcgatttcttttcattttttggattGTGTTGTCGTTGCGGGACCCAAATGCAAGTTGTTGGGCTTTTTTTTGAAGtaacacaaaatatataatgtaatttttagataatttcattttttattttgaaattaaatattataaagaaTGTATGACAAATATTTTAATACTGTCGAGATTAGGATAGTGATTCTAATGTATTCTTTATTGATTATAGATATTGTAAATTATCAAAGAAGTTGTATTTGGGTAAgtaaaatagagaatctgttaagagattATGATGCCAGTTCTATCACACATCTTCGACCTTGAATGCCTTTACcataaaagaaatcaagaaataactCTACTTCGGAAGGCAGTATTGTTAGCAAAAAAATTGGCTAAAACAAAGATGGAAAAAGCAAGGAAAACCATTCTTGCAGAGTTGCTGTGATTCTATGATGCCCTCAAACATGTAATTGTCTCCTATCTCCAGTCTACTAAACTATACATGCCAATTTTCTACTATGGCAATTTCTGTTTAAACCAAAGACGAGGTTGAAACATATATCAAACATAAGATTGACATTTTTCTTGTAGTGTTGTGAGCAATAACAAACTCTGTGTTAGCTTCTTCCTGAAACATATTACATTGCTGATGCTTTCCAATTTATACAGTTCCTCGAAGAACTTGTCAGAATTCTATCTTAACTGATGAGATAAGGATGATAACTTCATATGATATGCCACTTAATTTGGTACAAGGAgctcaaatgcataaaattctTAGATGGTCAAGGATGTTAAGCATgaaagaagaaaccaaaaggAACAATTTGTTATTTTGCTTTTGAACATGTAATTACCAAGGAAGCTTTTACAATCATTGATAGTCAACAGATAATGAGTTTCAGTAATGCCTAATTGTCATAGCAGTCTAAGAGAGGTTCACGGTGACTCAAAAACTTAAGCAAGCACTGGCAGAGCATATTCCTCTTGCCTAATGTAGAAGGaaaacaagcaaacaaaaagaagaaacgaTGATGACAATCTTCAGAAAAGGGGTAAAAGTTGACAAAATTCTGTGCCTGGGAGAGTGAAGCCACCTTTGACTATattgaacaaaagaaaaacgatatccaaacaaagaaatagGCTAACCATTTGTAGCTAGGAACCATGGTGTAAGGAGTTGATGTTTGGTAGTGCTGAGAAGCGTGACTAACCAACTCCTGCCACAAGAGATCATCAGAAAATATGTTAGCTCTTTTATTACATTAAAAATCTTCTATCACAAGAAAAAGTATGAAGATATATTATGACGAGATTACCTCAGAGTAGCGAACATGATCATGATGCAAATGGGAAGATTTTACAATGGTTTCCCACTTGGAACTAGGAAAGGATGTCTCTGGATGCTGCTTTTTAGGATGAAATTGAGAGTCAAGATAAGTATTGGTGAAAGGGATTCTGGAGGTTATTGAAGGCAGGGTACGCCAAAGCCAAGACTCAGAAGGTGTCTTTGGTAAAGGTGGGTGAAGAGGAGACTTTACGGTAACAACATTTCCTTTATCATCTGCTTTTAAACTTTGATCATTGATAACATCTTTATTTCCATGAGCAGTCACTTTGATACATTCCAACTTAGGCTGCTGATATGAGTCCTGTGGAATGTCTGCTTGGACCCTGCAATCTGAATCAACATTAGAACCCAAATTTTTGTCTTCCAATTTGTGTGCTCGCTCCATGGATTTTAGGCTTTTAACATCGCGGAGAGAAGATACTGGAATAGCACTCTTCTCCAACTCTCTGCTTTTGTAAAAAGCCTTAAAGTTCTTGCCCATAGAATCCATTCGTCCCTTCGCATCTAAAGGACCTGATTTTGAGTatgactttcgtacaacatgtACAGTATCTACATGCAATGTCTTTTCCACCATTGGGCTCCCTGAGCGAGATCCTCGCGTATAGCTACTTTGAAACAATAATCCCTGACTCTTAGACATACTAGTGCCCTTGTTATACAAATCTAatctatttgatctcaaatcctCTGCTTCTTGAGGAACACCAAGGAAATCCCGTCCACTGAAGGGGGACCTAGGTGTTTCATTTCGATAAGGAGATATCCCAGAAGAGCGCCTGAAGGGAGATGACTCACATATTGCTTGTCTATCACTTGAAAAACTAAACCTGCTCGAGCCACTACGTAGCTTATTATCAACCTCTGGTCGCTTAGGGGACTGAGCTCGACTATGTGATTTGTGTTTATAGACAGCATCTTCAGCATGctgaaataaaatagaaaaaaaaaggtaataagTTTAGGGCCTCCACCAGCTGTAGCAAGAATATCAAAGGACAAAAAACCTTTTATGGTTACCTTCTTCACAGTATGATTGTTAGATTTGATACATGCAGCTTCGCTAGATTTTCCAAACTCACATGTGGAAGATACAAAAGCATGTGTCCAAATTTTGATCCCTGGAACAGGAtttaaaaggcttaaagaatTTTTAAAGCACAAGTGAGGAATGAAACCACAAGCCTTGGCTGATATGTTGCCAGAATGGTCATAGTTATCATCTTCATTTTcgctttcttcttcctcttgctCCTCACCATAATTCGGTATGATCTTATTCTCATACTGATTAACAGGTGATTTCCTATTACTACTAAGAACTGCCTTAACCTGCCTAGGTCGCTCAACTGTCACAGGCTGCTTCCTTGAAGCATACTGATGTGGCTCTAGAGTCATCGCCTTGACTGCTGGTAAGAAGCAGCTCAGCATGAAATCCCGAGTTTGTGGATCAGTAGAGAAGGTTCCTGACGGTCTCACAAATAATTCATCAGAAGTGCTTATACCAGTAACACTACACTTTATGGAACAGGAATCCGAGGGAGACAGTGTGTCAAGTGCATCAGCAtatacatcatcatcattattctcCGAACCTGAAACCTCCTCATCGTTTATTTTTCCAA
Protein-coding regions in this window:
- the LOC120016333 gene encoding uncharacterized protein LOC120016333; the protein is MIVSDGGKEIEFQCTTSFCEEVSTPLRSRNGDQGKATDNSMLRRRHTLSAYMADPSLEQVTEPAAVPFVWEQTPGRPKDGGPFNPKDCKVVSATSRLPSTRRTLEVEKHSTEKHLEDRNVSQLQIVALPLVGKINDEEVSGSENNDDDVYADALDTLSPSDSCSIKCSVTGISTSDELFVRPSGTFSTDPQTRDFMLSCFLPAVKAMTLEPHQYASRKQPVTVERPRQVKAVLSSNRKSPVNQYENKIIPNYGEEQEEEESENEDDNYDHSGNISAKACGFIPHLCFKNSLSLLNPVPGIKIWTHAFVSSTCEFGKSSEAACIKSNNHTVKKHAEDAVYKHKSHSRAQSPKRPEVDNKLRSGSSRFSFSSDRQAICESSPFRRSSGISPYRNETPRSPFSGRDFLGVPQEAEDLRSNRLDLYNKGTSMSKSQGLLFQSSYTRGSRSGSPMVEKTLHVDTVHVVRKSYSKSGPLDAKGRMDSMGKNFKAFYKSRELEKSAIPVSSLRDVKSLKSMERAHKLEDKNLGSNVDSDCRVQADIPQDSYQQPKLECIKVTAHGNKDVINDQSLKADDKGNVVTVKSPLHPPLPKTPSESWLWRTLPSITSRIPFTNTYLDSQFHPKKQHPETSFPSSKWETIVKSSHLHHDHVRYSEELVSHASQHYQTSTPYTMVPSYKWLAYFFVWISFFFCSI